From a region of the Candidatus Hydrogenedentota bacterium genome:
- a CDS encoding glycoside hydrolase family 99-like domain-containing protein, giving the protein MSHAILVLTLLSTGGLPSWEFENPDALDQWKPNAHLEDAAVAGGVLHARAVDWDPYFHCTGMELPANPWQYVLIRIKASRGGTADLFWSGATEGPNGGLTEKKKTSFQVSGDGAWREIPVFPFWHVEGAIRQMRLDVYPDAEFDIDWIRVASWGDGVAPAQDVYAWTFPDGDMSAWTVTPQAGERFSPPLDLPLGNRGFVTVRLSAAQDCEGRVLWAAPETPGLQFESFCIRGDGRVRDYNVEVQSYPSWGKRIAMLGLRLPPSPGFKVESVSLNETPIGPPDLQVVYFGCENGVNRAGCPARVIAHVENRGGASEQPITFAIEAQDGLRVSGNASARAATPVYAETADAVFEVAADQPGTYTVKLRINAAGAPETEVMSVLEILPAVSVPAAGYPPEPRPVDTDLDVLAYYFPGWATEASWDCIRRIAPNRKPLLGYYDEANPECVDWQIKWAVENGITGFLVDWYWNKGSQHLTHWFEAYRKARYRDMLRVAVMWANHNPPGSHSRDDWRAVTREWVDRYFNLPSYYRLNDTPAVFLWAPNLIRNDLGGSAEVKAAFAESQQTAREAGYRGILFVAVNDCQSTADARTLLDEGYFGATNYHEWGRATELSTTPNRAQFQDVTTTAPEKWAERNTMCGDLVYFPLVDTGWDSRPWHGAKSLVISGRTVPLFEELLRAGKEFSRAQERPFVVLGPVNEWGEGSYIEPCTEFGFGMYEAVRRVFAAGAPEAWPVNIGPADAGLGPYDLPAAPPTTAWDFGDGCQGWSAMMGVTPPASKNGCLYFETTSSDPALQTPTRGLLARDAPALRIRMRIDGPVREGERAQLFWSCGGAAMSEATSVDFVIAADGGWRNYEVDLSRHPRWRGRISALRFDPCATRDAKIHVDTFAFQTGRAAEASAP; this is encoded by the coding sequence ATGAGCCACGCGATTCTTGTTCTCACGTTGCTTTCGACGGGCGGCCTCCCTTCCTGGGAATTCGAGAATCCGGACGCACTCGACCAGTGGAAGCCCAACGCTCATCTGGAGGACGCTGCCGTCGCCGGCGGCGTGCTGCACGCGCGCGCGGTCGACTGGGACCCCTATTTTCACTGCACCGGCATGGAATTACCCGCGAATCCCTGGCAGTACGTCCTGATCCGCATCAAGGCGAGCCGCGGCGGCACGGCCGACCTGTTTTGGAGCGGTGCGACCGAGGGGCCAAACGGCGGCCTTACAGAGAAGAAGAAAACCTCCTTCCAGGTTTCCGGCGACGGCGCCTGGCGCGAAATTCCTGTCTTCCCTTTCTGGCACGTGGAAGGCGCCATCCGTCAGATGCGCCTGGACGTGTATCCCGATGCTGAATTCGATATCGATTGGATTCGCGTTGCGTCGTGGGGCGATGGCGTTGCGCCGGCACAGGACGTGTATGCGTGGACCTTTCCCGACGGCGACATGTCGGCGTGGACTGTCACGCCGCAAGCCGGGGAACGTTTCTCTCCGCCGCTCGACCTTCCTCTCGGCAATCGCGGTTTCGTGACGGTGCGCCTGAGCGCGGCGCAAGACTGCGAAGGCCGGGTTCTCTGGGCCGCGCCGGAAACGCCCGGCCTGCAATTTGAGTCCTTCTGCATCCGGGGCGACGGGCGCGTCCGCGACTACAACGTGGAAGTGCAGAGCTATCCGTCATGGGGCAAGCGAATCGCCATGCTCGGCCTGCGTCTGCCCCCCAGTCCCGGGTTCAAGGTGGAATCCGTCAGCCTCAACGAGACTCCCATTGGCCCGCCGGACCTGCAGGTCGTCTACTTCGGTTGCGAGAACGGCGTAAACCGTGCGGGCTGCCCCGCGCGCGTAATCGCGCATGTCGAAAACCGCGGCGGCGCATCAGAACAGCCCATCACCTTCGCCATCGAAGCACAGGACGGACTGCGTGTGTCCGGCAATGCCTCGGCCCGCGCCGCAACGCCCGTCTACGCGGAAACCGCCGATGCCGTGTTCGAGGTTGCCGCGGACCAGCCTGGAACCTACACGGTCAAGCTGCGCATCAACGCGGCGGGCGCCCCTGAAACGGAGGTCATGTCCGTGCTGGAAATCCTGCCCGCCGTAAGCGTCCCGGCGGCCGGTTACCCGCCCGAGCCGCGCCCCGTGGACACGGACCTGGACGTACTCGCGTACTACTTCCCGGGCTGGGCCACGGAGGCGTCGTGGGACTGCATCCGGCGCATCGCCCCGAACCGCAAGCCGCTGCTGGGTTATTACGACGAGGCAAACCCCGAATGCGTGGATTGGCAGATCAAGTGGGCCGTCGAGAACGGCATCACCGGGTTTCTCGTCGATTGGTACTGGAACAAGGGCAGCCAGCATCTCACGCACTGGTTCGAGGCGTACCGCAAGGCCCGCTATCGCGACATGCTGCGCGTCGCGGTCATGTGGGCCAATCACAATCCGCCGGGGTCGCACAGCCGCGACGACTGGCGCGCCGTCACGCGCGAGTGGGTCGACAGGTATTTCAATTTGCCCAGTTACTATCGTCTTAACGATACGCCCGCCGTGTTTCTCTGGGCGCCGAACCTGATACGCAATGACCTGGGCGGCTCCGCCGAGGTCAAGGCGGCATTTGCCGAGTCGCAGCAGACCGCGCGCGAAGCGGGATACCGCGGCATCCTATTCGTCGCCGTCAACGACTGCCAGTCCACGGCCGATGCGCGCACTCTGCTGGACGAGGGCTACTTCGGCGCGACGAATTATCACGAATGGGGCCGCGCCACGGAATTGAGCACGACGCCAAACCGCGCGCAATTCCAGGATGTCACCACTACGGCCCCTGAGAAATGGGCCGAACGCAATACCATGTGCGGAGATCTAGTCTACTTCCCGCTCGTCGATACGGGGTGGGATTCCCGCCCGTGGCACGGCGCGAAATCGCTTGTCATCAGCGGGCGGACGGTTCCGCTGTTCGAGGAATTGCTCCGCGCCGGCAAGGAGTTCTCTCGCGCGCAGGAGCGGCCGTTCGTAGTGCTTGGGCCTGTCAATGAGTGGGGCGAAGGCAGCTATATCGAGCCGTGCACCGAATTCGGTTTCGGCATGTATGAAGCGGTGCGCCGCGTCTTTGCGGCGGGGGCGCCCGAAGCCTGGCCCGTGAACATCGGGCCCGCGGACGCCGGGCTTGGCCCGTATGACCTTCCAGCCGCGCCGCCCACAACCGCATGGGATTTTGGCGACGGGTGTCAAGGCTGGTCCGCCATGATGGGCGTCACGCCGCCGGCTTCAAAGAACGGATGCCTCTACTTCGAGACCACGTCGAGTGATCCGGCGCTCCAGACGCCCACGCGGGGACTGCTTGCGCGCGACGCGCCCGCGCTGCGCATCCGCATGCGC